A portion of the Chondrinema litorale genome contains these proteins:
- a CDS encoding AraC family transcriptional regulator, whose product MLLNEFPDLSWIRKQSKSNFEDQRGVKNILLPDKGWPDVILNTKSFGAERNGILAPFSIFMNLKGNSKVVADGKQVEITENTFCVVNKGQHYDLTIPESFSPTHTFNIHFSEKLFSETLYALRNSQSNLLDNPNMYQPVDHHVFVRSSWKDAKQTRLIKQIIQLQAQATDYVLEEEAMLLSAFLENILEQTDKEYKGFESISSQSKATREELVKRLSVATDYMHANFYKNISVDELSAIACLSKFHFIRTFKAAFFCSPHQYIMNLRLQKAEDLLKYSNKEIAEIALAVGFEEPNSFYKFFKKYRNSSPLAYRKSK is encoded by the coding sequence ATGCTACTTAATGAATTTCCAGATTTATCGTGGATAAGAAAGCAATCCAAAAGTAATTTTGAAGACCAACGAGGTGTGAAAAATATTTTGCTGCCAGACAAAGGTTGGCCAGATGTAATTTTAAATACAAAGTCTTTTGGTGCAGAACGAAATGGTATACTGGCTCCCTTTAGTATTTTTATGAATCTAAAAGGCAACAGTAAAGTAGTAGCAGATGGCAAACAAGTAGAAATTACCGAAAATACTTTTTGTGTTGTAAACAAAGGGCAGCATTACGATTTAACCATTCCAGAAAGTTTTTCGCCCACCCACACATTTAATATACACTTTAGCGAAAAGCTGTTTTCAGAAACTTTGTATGCGCTTAGAAATTCGCAGAGTAATTTATTAGATAACCCTAATATGTATCAGCCAGTAGATCATCATGTATTTGTAAGGTCGAGTTGGAAAGATGCAAAGCAGACGCGTTTAATTAAGCAAATTATACAGTTACAAGCGCAAGCAACAGATTATGTTTTGGAAGAAGAAGCCATGCTGTTAAGCGCTTTTTTAGAAAATATACTAGAACAAACAGATAAAGAATATAAGGGTTTTGAAAGTATATCTTCCCAATCGAAAGCGACTAGAGAAGAATTAGTCAAAAGACTCTCTGTAGCTACCGATTATATGCATGCAAACTTTTATAAAAACATTTCTGTGGACGAGTTGAGTGCCATAGCTTGTCTTTCTAAATTTCATTTTATCAGAACTTTTAAAGCCGCTTTTTTCTGTAGTCCGCATCAATATATCATGAACTTGCGACTCCAAAAAGCAGAAGACTTACTTAAATATTCTAATAAAGAAATTGCCGAAATCGCTTTGGCTGTTGGCTTTGAAGAACCTAATTCGTTTTACAAATTCTTTAAAAAATACCGTAATTCTTCCCCTTTAGCTTATAGAAAAAGTAAATAG